A window of the Rhizobium viscosum genome harbors these coding sequences:
- a CDS encoding DeoR/GlpR family DNA-binding transcription regulator, with protein MHERERHRIILSAVQEKSVVTIQDISELTDASEATIRRDIAALHVQGKIRRVRGGAEAVHPPQLGNLAGRPFRVSESVNIDKKRSIARAAVDLCEAGDAIIINGGTTTFQMVHYMAGHRMQVMTNSFAIAEHLVKHSKNSVTVPGGAIYREQSLILSPFDNDAIRNFYARRMFIGAQGVGPLGIMEADALIIQSEQKLMHQADELIVMVDSSKFNRRSSLILCPLDRVSVVITDDGISEEAARMIENAGVRLVVASAVAQAVKEDSSSVA; from the coding sequence ATGCACGAACGCGAACGCCATCGCATTATCTTAAGCGCCGTCCAGGAGAAGTCCGTCGTTACGATTCAGGACATTTCCGAGCTGACGGACGCTTCTGAAGCGACGATCCGGCGCGACATTGCGGCTCTTCACGTGCAGGGTAAGATCCGGCGCGTTCGTGGCGGAGCGGAGGCTGTGCACCCGCCGCAGCTCGGAAATCTTGCAGGTCGCCCCTTCCGGGTATCAGAATCGGTCAATATCGATAAAAAGCGCTCAATCGCGCGTGCAGCCGTCGATCTCTGTGAGGCGGGCGATGCCATCATCATCAATGGCGGCACAACCACTTTCCAGATGGTGCATTACATGGCCGGCCATCGCATGCAGGTCATGACCAATTCCTTCGCCATCGCCGAACATCTGGTGAAGCATTCCAAGAACAGTGTGACGGTGCCGGGCGGCGCGATCTATCGCGAGCAGAGCCTGATCCTGTCCCCTTTCGATAATGATGCGATCCGCAATTTCTATGCGCGGCGCATGTTCATCGGCGCCCAGGGCGTCGGCCCGCTCGGCATCATGGAGGCGGATGCCCTCATCATCCAGAGCGAGCAGAAACTGATGCACCAGGCCGACGAACTCATCGTCATGGTCGATTCAAGCAAATTCAATCGCCGGTCGAGCCTCATTCTTTGCCCGCTCGACCGCGTATCTGTGGTCATCACCGATGACGGCATCTCGGAGGAAGCGGCCCGCATGATCGAGAATGCCGGTGTGCGGCTCGTCGTGGCAAGCGCGGTGGCCCAGGCTGTGAAGGAGGATTCCTCGTCGGTCGCATGA
- a CDS encoding bifunctional rhamnulose-1-phosphate aldolase/short-chain dehydrogenase, with amino-acid sequence MAAKVRLLENRWDDAYAAGLDEPGKLLYRSNLLGADKRITNYGGGNTSAKVMETDPLTGGKVQVLWVKGSGGDVGTIKLDGFATLYQDKLESLKGIYKGVEDEDRMVGFLPHCTFNLNARAASIDTPLHGFVPFTHVDHMHPDAIIAIAASRNSRELTKQVFGDAIGWLPWRRPGFQLGLDLEAFVKANPDAKGVVLESHGLFTWDNDAKACYELTLDIINKAIEWFAGETEGKTIFGGAVVESLPVTERRAIAARLMPEIRGRIGKQERKLGHFDDQDAVLEFVNSKNLRPLGTLGTSCPDHFLRTKIRPLIVDLDPAKPDVDAIIAGLDKALEDYRADYARYYNSCKHDNSPAMRDANPVIFLVPGVGMLSFARDKATARIASEFYVNAINVMRGSSTVSEYQGLPEQEAFDIEYWLLEEAKLQRMPKPKSLAGKVAFVTGGAGGIGRATAARLVGEGACVVLADIDQTALESTEAEFVKKYGVDAVRTLKLDVTKEDGVIASFAESCVEFGGIDILVSNAGIASSAPIETTELSTWNRNIDILATGYFLVSREAFRLFRRQALGGNVVFIASKNGLAASPNAAAYCTAKAAEIHLARCLALEGAEAGIRVNTVNPDAVLRGSKIWSGEWREQRAASSKIEVDDLEEHYRKRSMLKLNVFPEDIAEAVYFLASDLSAKSTGNIINVDAGNVQSFTR; translated from the coding sequence ATGGCGGCAAAGGTTCGACTTCTCGAGAACCGGTGGGATGATGCTTATGCGGCAGGCCTCGATGAGCCCGGCAAGCTTCTCTATCGCTCGAATCTGCTCGGTGCCGACAAGCGCATCACCAATTACGGTGGCGGCAATACTTCGGCCAAGGTCATGGAGACCGATCCGCTGACCGGTGGCAAGGTCCAGGTTCTCTGGGTCAAGGGCTCGGGCGGCGATGTCGGCACGATCAAGCTCGACGGTTTCGCGACGCTTTATCAGGACAAGCTGGAATCGCTGAAAGGCATCTACAAGGGCGTCGAAGACGAAGACCGCATGGTCGGCTTCCTGCCGCACTGCACCTTCAATCTGAACGCCCGTGCCGCCTCGATCGACACGCCGCTGCATGGTTTCGTGCCCTTTACACATGTCGACCACATGCATCCGGACGCGATCATTGCGATCGCCGCCTCCAGGAACTCAAGGGAATTGACCAAGCAGGTCTTCGGTGACGCGATCGGCTGGCTGCCCTGGCGCCGCCCGGGCTTTCAGCTCGGCCTCGATCTCGAAGCCTTCGTCAAGGCGAACCCTGACGCAAAGGGCGTCGTGCTCGAAAGCCACGGCCTCTTTACCTGGGACAACGATGCCAAGGCCTGCTACGAGCTGACGCTCGATATCATCAACAAGGCGATCGAATGGTTTGCCGGCGAGACTGAAGGCAAGACGATCTTCGGCGGCGCCGTTGTTGAAAGCCTGCCGGTTACCGAACGTCGTGCCATCGCCGCCCGCCTGATGCCGGAAATTCGCGGTCGCATCGGCAAGCAGGAGCGCAAGCTCGGCCATTTCGATGATCAGGATGCGGTTCTGGAATTCGTCAACTCGAAGAACCTGCGTCCGCTCGGTACGCTCGGCACCAGTTGCCCTGACCATTTCCTGCGCACGAAGATCCGCCCGCTGATCGTCGATCTCGATCCGGCAAAGCCCGACGTCGATGCGATCATCGCCGGGCTCGACAAGGCGCTCGAAGACTACCGCGCCGATTACGCCCGCTATTACAACAGCTGCAAGCATGACAATTCGCCTGCCATGCGTGACGCCAATCCGGTGATCTTCCTGGTGCCGGGCGTCGGCATGCTCTCCTTTGCCCGCGACAAGGCGACGGCCCGTATTGCCAGCGAATTCTATGTCAACGCCATCAACGTGATGCGCGGCTCCTCGACGGTTTCGGAATACCAGGGACTGCCGGAACAGGAGGCCTTCGATATAGAATACTGGCTGCTCGAAGAGGCCAAGCTGCAGCGCATGCCGAAGCCGAAGAGCCTTGCCGGCAAGGTTGCCTTCGTCACCGGTGGCGCCGGCGGCATCGGCCGCGCAACGGCCGCCCGCCTCGTCGGCGAGGGTGCCTGCGTGGTGCTTGCCGATATCGATCAGACGGCCCTTGAATCGACCGAAGCTGAGTTTGTGAAGAAATACGGCGTGGATGCTGTCCGCACTCTAAAGCTTGACGTCACCAAGGAAGATGGGGTCATCGCCTCCTTCGCAGAATCCTGCGTCGAATTCGGCGGTATCGACATCCTCGTTTCGAATGCCGGCATCGCTTCTTCGGCACCGATCGAAACGACTGAGCTGTCGACCTGGAACCGCAACATCGACATTCTCGCGACCGGCTACTTCCTCGTCTCGCGTGAAGCCTTCCGCCTGTTCCGTCGTCAGGCGCTCGGCGGCAATGTTGTCTTCATCGCCTCGAAGAACGGTCTTGCCGCTTCGCCGAATGCGGCTGCCTATTGCACGGCGAAGGCTGCCGAAATTCATCTTGCCCGTTGCCTAGCGCTGGAAGGCGCAGAGGCCGGCATCCGCGTCAATACGGTCAATCCCGATGCGGTGCTGCGCGGCTCGAAGATTTGGAGCGGCGAGTGGCGCGAACAGCGCGCTGCTTCCTCGAAGATCGAGGTGGATGATCTCGAGGAACATTACCGCAAGCGCTCGATGCTGAAGCTCAACGTCTTCCCGGAAGACATCGCCGAAGCCGTCTACTTCCTGGCGTCCGATCTTTCGGCCAAGTCGACCGGCAATATCATCAATGTCGATGCCGGCAACGTTCAAAGCTTCACGCGCTGA
- the rhaI gene encoding L-rhamnose catabolism isomerase, translating to MAEFRIAPDLVATENDKRAAALKADYEALGATLARRGVDIEAITRKVSEFTVAVPSWGVGTGGTRFARFPGTGEPRGIFDKLDDCAVINQLTRATPTVSLHIPWDKTDVKELKAKGDALGLGFDAMNSNTFSDAPGQKLTYKYGSLSHTDAATRQQAIEHNLECIEIGKAIGSKALTVWIGDGSNFPGQSNFTRAFERYLASMADIYKALPEDWRLFSEHKMYEPAFYSTVVQDWGSNYMIAQTLGPKAYCLVDLGHHAPNTNIEMIVARLIQFGKLGGFHFNDSKYGDDDLDAGAIEPYRLFLVFNELVDAEQRGVNDFHPAHMIDQSHNVTDPIESLINSANEIRRAYAQALIVDRKALEGYQQDNDALMASETLKRAYRADVEPILAEARRRAGGAIDPIAAYRASGYRKKVAAERPASISGGGGII from the coding sequence ATGGCTGAATTCAGGATTGCGCCGGATCTGGTCGCAACGGAAAACGACAAGCGCGCTGCTGCGCTGAAGGCTGACTATGAAGCGCTTGGTGCAACGCTTGCACGCCGCGGCGTTGATATCGAAGCGATCACTCGCAAGGTTTCGGAATTCACCGTTGCCGTGCCCTCCTGGGGTGTCGGCACCGGTGGTACGCGCTTTGCCCGCTTCCCCGGCACCGGCGAGCCGCGCGGCATTTTCGACAAGCTCGACGATTGCGCCGTCATCAACCAGCTGACGCGCGCCACGCCAACCGTTTCGCTGCATATTCCCTGGGACAAAACCGATGTGAAGGAGTTGAAGGCGAAGGGCGATGCGCTCGGCCTCGGTTTCGACGCGATGAATTCCAACACCTTCTCGGACGCGCCTGGCCAGAAGCTGACCTATAAATATGGTTCGCTCAGCCACACAGATGCGGCGACCCGCCAGCAGGCGATCGAGCATAATCTTGAATGTATCGAGATCGGCAAGGCGATCGGCTCCAAGGCGCTGACCGTCTGGATCGGCGACGGCTCGAACTTTCCCGGCCAGAGCAATTTCACCAGGGCTTTCGAGCGCTACCTTGCCTCGATGGCGGATATCTACAAGGCCTTGCCGGAAGACTGGCGGCTCTTCTCCGAGCATAAGATGTACGAGCCGGCCTTCTATTCGACGGTCGTACAGGACTGGGGCAGCAACTATATGATCGCCCAGACGCTCGGTCCTAAGGCCTATTGCTTGGTCGACCTCGGCCACCATGCGCCAAACACCAATATCGAGATGATCGTCGCCCGGCTGATCCAATTCGGCAAGCTCGGCGGCTTCCATTTCAACGACTCGAAATATGGCGATGATGACCTCGATGCCGGCGCGATCGAGCCCTACCGCCTGTTCCTCGTCTTCAACGAGCTCGTCGATGCCGAACAGCGCGGCGTCAACGATTTCCATCCGGCTCATATGATCGACCAGTCGCACAATGTGACGGACCCGATCGAAAGCTTGATCAACAGCGCCAACGAAATCCGCCGCGCCTATGCGCAGGCCCTGATCGTCGACCGCAAGGCGCTCGAAGGCTATCAGCAGGATAATGATGCGCTGATGGCGTCGGAGACGCTGAAGCGCGCCTACCGCGCCGATGTCGAGCCGATCCTGGCCGAAGCCCGCCGCCGCGCGGGCGGCGCCATCGATCCGATCGCCGCCTACCGCGCCAGCGGCTACCGTAAAAAGGTAGCTGCCGAGCGCCCCGCCTCCATCTCCGGCGGCGGTGGCATCATCTGA
- a CDS encoding carboxymuconolactone decarboxylase family protein: protein MQERMGNPALVIPEAMQALNALGKLPATAGLAPGFLEIIYLRASQINGCSVCIDGHWRIARKHGETDERLFAVAGWRDAPYYSDAERAALALTEAVTRLSDRADPVPDEVWDECTRHYDGKSLAALVIAIASINVWNRLNVATRQVAGKWKP, encoded by the coding sequence ATGCAAGAGAGAATGGGAAATCCAGCCCTCGTCATCCCGGAAGCCATGCAGGCACTGAATGCCCTCGGCAAACTGCCGGCCACAGCCGGGCTCGCGCCGGGATTTCTGGAGATCATCTATCTGCGCGCCAGCCAGATCAACGGCTGCAGCGTCTGTATCGACGGTCATTGGCGCATTGCCCGCAAACACGGCGAGACCGATGAGAGGCTGTTTGCCGTCGCAGGCTGGCGTGACGCCCCTTATTACAGCGATGCCGAGCGTGCGGCATTGGCGCTGACGGAAGCGGTTACCCGCCTCAGTGACCGCGCCGATCCCGTGCCGGATGAGGTCTGGGACGAATGCACCCGTCACTACGACGGCAAGAGCCTTGCGGCCCTCGTCATCGCGATCGCCAGTATCAATGTCTGGAACCGGCTGAATGTCGCCACCCGGCAGGTTGCAGGAAAGTGGAAGCCGTGA
- a CDS encoding RibD family protein yields MKPEVVCLMMSSLDGGLHPSKWTESPDGGRKEWTALYQTTHEELQGDAWIVGRITMAEMAKGEPHPPKSTGSVDRPNHFADRKANSYAIALDTSGKLHFTRPDIDGDHIVVILGNNVPDTHLAELAADGISYIVSPSVEIDLPAALDALNKELGIRKLLLEGGAAINGTFFAAGLIDEFYLLVAPALDGSGGQPVVTFEGGLAGKTQLSLISAETKDNGAVALRYKVHA; encoded by the coding sequence ATGAAACCGGAAGTCGTCTGCCTGATGATGTCGTCGCTCGACGGCGGCCTGCACCCGAGCAAGTGGACGGAAAGCCCCGATGGCGGCCGCAAGGAATGGACAGCTCTCTATCAAACGACACATGAAGAACTGCAGGGCGACGCCTGGATCGTCGGACGCATAACCATGGCCGAAATGGCAAAGGGAGAGCCGCATCCGCCGAAATCGACAGGCTCGGTGGATCGGCCAAACCATTTTGCCGATCGCAAGGCAAACAGCTACGCGATCGCCCTCGACACATCGGGCAAGCTGCATTTTACGCGGCCCGACATCGATGGCGACCATATCGTCGTCATCCTCGGCAACAACGTGCCGGACACACATCTTGCGGAACTCGCCGCCGACGGCATCTCCTATATCGTCTCGCCGTCAGTTGAGATCGACCTGCCCGCAGCGCTCGATGCGTTGAACAAGGAACTCGGCATCCGCAAACTGCTGCTCGAAGGCGGCGCTGCGATCAACGGCACCTTCTTTGCTGCGGGGCTAATCGACGAGTTCTATCTGCTTGTCGCGCCGGCCCTGGACGGCAGCGGCGGCCAGCCTGTCGTAACCTTCGAAGGTGGACTGGCGGGCAAGACGCAGCTATCGCTGATCTCCGCCGAGACGAAGGACAACGGCGCGGTCGCCCTGCGCTATAAAGTCCACGCCTGA
- a CDS encoding HAD family hydrolase: protein MSFRSDNSKQYAAFLFDMDGTILSSTASAERVWGRWAERHGLDVEKFLPIMHGSRGIDTIRRLNLPGVDAEAEAAQITEEEIQDVEGVVALPGAADFLASLPPNRWTIVTSSPRRLAERRLEAAGLPMPQAIVTAEDVTIGKPDPQCYILGAEKLGFATHECLVFEDVEAGVKAGLAAGADIMVITAAGHKHSLQGYPEIEHYADATVVIADSGHLSIKF, encoded by the coding sequence ATGTCCTTCCGATCTGATAATTCAAAACAATATGCCGCCTTCCTGTTCGACATGGATGGCACGATCCTGAGCTCGACGGCATCAGCAGAGCGCGTCTGGGGACGCTGGGCCGAGCGGCACGGACTGGATGTGGAAAAATTCCTGCCGATCATGCACGGATCGCGCGGTATCGACACGATCCGGCGGCTGAACCTTCCGGGCGTCGATGCAGAAGCAGAAGCTGCACAGATCACCGAAGAGGAAATCCAGGATGTCGAAGGCGTCGTCGCACTGCCGGGTGCTGCCGATTTTTTGGCGTCGCTTCCGCCAAACCGGTGGACCATTGTCACCTCTTCACCGCGTCGCCTTGCGGAGCGACGGCTCGAGGCAGCCGGGCTGCCAATGCCGCAGGCTATCGTGACGGCTGAAGACGTGACCATCGGCAAGCCCGACCCGCAATGCTATATCCTCGGCGCTGAAAAGCTCGGCTTTGCGACGCATGAATGCCTGGTCTTTGAAGATGTCGAAGCCGGCGTGAAGGCGGGATTAGCAGCCGGAGCCGACATCATGGTGATCACGGCCGCCGGGCACAAGCATTCGCTGCAGGGCTATCCCGAGATCGAACATTATGCCGACGCGACCGTTGTCATTGCTGACAGCGGCCACCTTTCGATCAAGTTCTGA
- a CDS encoding sigma-70 family RNA polymerase sigma factor: MDEKQWLADEFEANRGHLRAVAFRMLGSRTEAEDAVQEAWLRLTRSDRGNVDNLTGWLTTVVARICLDMLRSRKTRREEPLDLPVHGAIVDIASNPEREAAFADSVGIALLVVLQTLSPAERVAFVLHDMFDLPFEEIAAVIGRNAAAARQLASRARRRVQGQPETPDVDLARKRSIAEAFLVASRNGDLAGLIAVLAPDAVFRPDAAAIQLGDVAPLHGAQAVAENFKGRATSAKVALVDGEIGLVVFIQGQLRVVLALSFDGDRISTVDAIADPDHLRDIGYSIFEG; encoded by the coding sequence ATGGACGAGAAACAATGGCTTGCCGATGAATTCGAGGCGAACCGTGGGCATCTGCGGGCCGTCGCCTTCCGCATGCTCGGCTCCCGCACAGAAGCGGAGGACGCGGTGCAGGAGGCGTGGCTGCGCCTGACAAGGTCGGACAGAGGCAACGTCGACAATCTTACCGGCTGGCTGACGACGGTCGTGGCGCGTATCTGCCTTGATATGCTGCGTTCGCGCAAGACACGCCGCGAAGAGCCTCTCGACCTGCCGGTGCACGGCGCGATTGTCGATATCGCCAGCAATCCGGAGCGGGAGGCGGCTTTCGCCGATTCGGTCGGTATCGCCCTGCTCGTCGTTCTGCAAACGCTTTCGCCGGCCGAACGTGTCGCTTTCGTGCTGCATGACATGTTCGATCTACCCTTCGAAGAGATCGCGGCGGTCATCGGGCGAAATGCAGCCGCCGCCCGGCAGCTTGCCAGCCGCGCCCGGCGCAGGGTGCAGGGGCAGCCGGAAACGCCAGACGTCGACCTTGCGCGCAAGCGAAGCATCGCCGAAGCCTTCCTCGTCGCCTCGCGCAACGGCGATCTGGCAGGGCTGATTGCGGTGCTCGCGCCGGACGCGGTCTTCCGGCCGGATGCGGCCGCGATCCAACTCGGCGATGTTGCTCCGCTTCACGGCGCTCAGGCCGTCGCCGAAAACTTCAAGGGACGGGCGACCTCGGCAAAAGTTGCACTTGTCGATGGCGAAATCGGTCTTGTTGTCTTCATCCAGGGACAGTTGCGCGTTGTGCTGGCGCTGAGCTTCGACGGCGACAGGATCTCGACGGTCGATGCAATCGCCGATCCGGATCATCTGCGCGATATCGGTTATTCGATCTTCGAAGGCTGA
- a CDS encoding IclR family transcriptional regulator, whose translation MDGKTSPAIHSEDEGPAEETGAKGVRRARVSGIDRALQVIDHLYETGSPAGVYAIAKAVKAPLSTVYVIVDDLVEKNMLTRQSDGSIWLGARLYHYGLAYARSLDFMSVATHEMHDLCRQAGETVQVCGRDGDFMLVLAMADGPSHFQVASRVGTRVPLNWTASGRLLVGHLQEDERVELFKRCARSSPTGRAEIDPATLSESAGKAFESRLSIQAGESDYAVACIASPICDREGQCVATISIVLPEQKAFSDEGHYTAQVRNSAERIEKLMGWRSH comes from the coding sequence TTGGACGGAAAGACATCACCCGCTATCCACTCCGAAGATGAGGGCCCGGCCGAAGAGACCGGCGCCAAGGGCGTACGCCGTGCGCGCGTCAGCGGTATCGACCGCGCGCTCCAGGTGATCGACCATCTTTACGAGACCGGATCGCCGGCTGGCGTCTATGCCATCGCCAAAGCCGTGAAGGCGCCTCTTTCGACCGTCTATGTCATCGTTGACGACCTGGTCGAAAAGAACATGCTGACGCGGCAGTCCGACGGCTCGATCTGGCTCGGCGCGCGGCTCTATCATTATGGCCTTGCCTATGCGCGATCGCTCGATTTCATGAGCGTCGCGACGCACGAAATGCATGACCTTTGTCGGCAGGCCGGTGAGACCGTTCAGGTCTGCGGCCGTGACGGCGATTTCATGCTGGTTCTCGCCATGGCCGATGGCCCCAGCCATTTCCAGGTCGCCTCTCGGGTCGGCACTCGTGTGCCGCTCAACTGGACAGCGTCTGGCCGCTTGCTGGTTGGACACCTGCAGGAAGACGAGCGTGTCGAACTCTTCAAGCGCTGCGCCCGCTCCTCGCCGACGGGACGCGCCGAAATCGATCCTGCCACTCTATCGGAATCCGCCGGAAAGGCCTTTGAATCGCGCCTGTCGATCCAGGCTGGCGAATCCGATTATGCGGTTGCCTGCATCGCCTCGCCGATCTGCGATCGTGAGGGCCAGTGTGTCGCCACCATTTCCATCGTTCTGCCGGAACAGAAGGCCTTTTCGGACGAAGGCCATTATACAGCTCAGGTGCGTAACTCGGCCGAGCGTATCGAAAAACTGATGGGCTGGCGCAGCCATTAA
- a CDS encoding TetR/AcrR family transcriptional regulator, which yields MSRTSSAKKSESLNEISVAASDDRIPPRERIVSTASELFRERGIRGIGVDAIADAAATNKMTLYRHFGSKDELVCETLRRASEKAEKIWRDLEAAHPGDARGQLLAWVEDRAHCLNGEPAGCDLANAAIELKGEGHPAHELIERHKAMQRNRLAALCVAAGAREPELLADTLTLLLEGARVTRQAMTDGGCSCHFEKACNVAISAFG from the coding sequence ATGTCAAGGACTTCGTCCGCGAAAAAATCAGAATCATTGAATGAAATCTCCGTAGCTGCTTCAGACGATCGAATCCCCCCGCGGGAGCGTATTGTCTCGACCGCTTCGGAGCTTTTCCGTGAGCGCGGCATTCGCGGCATTGGCGTCGATGCCATTGCGGATGCTGCCGCCACCAACAAGATGACCCTTTATCGGCATTTTGGCTCCAAGGATGAACTGGTCTGCGAGACGCTACGCCGCGCCTCCGAAAAGGCCGAGAAGATCTGGCGCGATCTCGAAGCCGCCCATCCCGGCGACGCGCGTGGTCAACTGCTTGCCTGGGTCGAGGACCGGGCTCACTGTCTGAACGGCGAGCCCGCAGGCTGCGATCTCGCCAATGCCGCTATCGAATTGAAGGGTGAAGGTCATCCGGCTCACGAGTTGATCGAGCGCCACAAGGCGATGCAGCGCAATCGTCTCGCCGCACTTTGCGTGGCTGCCGGCGCGCGCGAGCCGGAACTTCTTGCCGACACGCTGACGCTGCTGCTCGAAGGCGCGCGCGTTACCCGCCAGGCCATGACGGACGGTGGCTGTTCATGCCATTTCGAAAAAGCGTGCAACGTCGCGATTTCCGCCTTCGGCTGA
- a CDS encoding DUF1810 domain-containing protein, which produces MAGDLDYDLHRFIEAQNGIYKQALAELEAGRKRSHWMWFIFPQIAGLGTSSMAEKYAIRSAEEASAYLADPILGSRLLRCVEAILSVNTRSAHDIMGSPDDLKLRSSMTLFAAVSDHGSPFHKVIDHFYDGKFDQRTISILSAGKG; this is translated from the coding sequence ATGGCCGGTGACTTGGATTACGACCTTCACCGCTTCATCGAAGCGCAGAACGGCATATACAAGCAAGCTCTTGCGGAGTTGGAAGCGGGTCGCAAGCGCTCCCACTGGATGTGGTTCATCTTCCCCCAAATCGCCGGTCTCGGAACGTCTTCCATGGCGGAGAAATATGCCATTCGCTCCGCGGAGGAAGCCTCAGCCTATCTCGCCGATCCGATCCTCGGCAGCCGCCTCTTGCGCTGTGTGGAAGCAATCCTATCCGTCAATACCCGCAGCGCTCACGACATCATGGGCTCACCGGATGATCTGAAGCTGCGCTCGTCCATGACGCTGTTTGCCGCGGTCAGCGATCACGGCTCGCCCTTTCACAAAGTGATCGATCATTTTTACGACGGGAAATTCGACCAACGGACAATTTCCATCCTGAGTGCCGGCAAGGGCTAG
- a CDS encoding amidase, which yields MALTFGAMSIAQLSLIIQSGKADPVDVAEAIFDGIEQYADKAVFTALLRERAMREAHASSKRIREGRSLGALDGIPIAWKDLFDIEGMATTAGSVVLASDAPAKQDAAIVTTLKNAGMLAIGRTNMSEFAFSGLGINPHYGTPENPHSRDEPRIPGGSSSGAGVAVAAGLVPVAMGTDTGGSVRIPAALNGIVGYKATRGRYAMEGVYPLATSLDSLGPLCRSVQDAIWVDAAMRGLTAPNISWQSLKGIEIVIPRNVVFDGLGPGVAEAFAGGVERLRSAGALVSPIEIAAFDEILALMAKHGALVTAEAFALHRERLAGPEAARMDHRVVMRTRLGEKTSMPDYIAILAARARLIADTERLIGNRLVAFPSVAHVAPPIAALERDDELFVATNGKTLRNTALGNFLDWCGISIPCGKGEADMPVGFLLSAPAKRDDALLAVSLAAEAIIRADRI from the coding sequence ATGGCCCTTACTTTCGGTGCGATGTCTATCGCTCAGCTTTCCCTCATCATCCAGAGCGGCAAGGCCGATCCAGTTGATGTCGCAGAGGCGATCTTCGACGGCATTGAGCAATATGCCGATAAGGCGGTCTTCACGGCATTGTTGCGCGAGCGGGCGATGCGGGAGGCTCACGCTTCCTCGAAGCGTATCCGTGAGGGCCGTTCGCTCGGTGCGCTCGACGGCATTCCGATCGCGTGGAAAGATCTTTTCGACATCGAGGGCATGGCTACCACAGCCGGCTCGGTGGTTCTGGCGAGCGATGCGCCCGCCAAACAGGACGCCGCCATCGTCACAACGCTCAAGAATGCCGGCATGCTCGCTATTGGCCGCACCAACATGAGCGAATTTGCTTTCTCCGGCCTGGGCATCAATCCGCATTACGGCACGCCGGAAAATCCTCACAGCAGGGACGAGCCGCGCATTCCCGGCGGGTCGTCCTCCGGTGCCGGCGTGGCCGTTGCCGCCGGTCTTGTACCGGTTGCGATGGGCACGGATACCGGCGGTTCGGTGCGTATTCCTGCCGCCCTGAACGGCATCGTCGGCTACAAGGCGACACGCGGACGCTATGCCATGGAGGGCGTCTATCCGCTGGCAACGAGCCTCGATTCCCTCGGACCGCTCTGCCGGTCCGTGCAGGACGCGATCTGGGTCGATGCCGCCATGCGTGGTCTGACCGCGCCGAACATTAGCTGGCAGTCGCTGAAGGGCATCGAGATCGTCATACCGCGGAATGTCGTGTTCGACGGTCTGGGGCCTGGTGTCGCCGAAGCCTTTGCAGGCGGTGTCGAACGACTGCGTTCTGCCGGCGCACTTGTCAGCCCGATCGAAATCGCGGCTTTCGACGAGATCCTTGCGCTGATGGCAAAACATGGCGCGCTCGTCACTGCTGAAGCCTTCGCTCTCCATCGCGAAAGGCTTGCAGGGCCGGAGGCGGCGCGCATGGATCATCGCGTCGTCATGCGTACCCGCCTTGGCGAGAAGACGAGCATGCCCGATTACATCGCCATTCTTGCTGCACGCGCCCGGCTGATCGCCGATACCGAGCGGCTGATCGGCAATCGCCTGGTCGCCTTCCCCTCGGTTGCCCATGTTGCGCCGCCGATTGCCGCACTGGAGCGTGACGACGAGCTTTTCGTTGCCACCAATGGCAAGACGCTGCGCAATACGGCGCTCGGCAATTTCCTGGATTGGTGCGGCATTTCCATTCCTTGCGGCAAGGGAGAGGCGGACATGCCGGTCGGCTTCCTTCTCTCAGCCCCGGCTAAGCGGGACGATGCGCTGCTCGCGGTCTCTCTGGCGGCAGAAGCGATCATTCGCGCTGATCGGATCTAG